ATTTTCTTTGTGTTGACCGTGAAAAAGGTTTGCGAACCATGGAAGACAcaaaaaatgaccgggaattttttttcaattaaaatggtcaCCATGATAATGTATgtacatacttaaaaatcagtatttttataaagtttgattATCGAGCAGAAGCATTGTCACGTTCATTAtgacattataaaaccaaaatggaAAAACAATACAGAACATAAAGTACTTCTTAAGACGCAACTTTAACAGAAATGATTCAGACGGCTCTGCTTACTTATGTTTTGGCGAACTCCGGGATTGTACCAAAGAGATAAAAGATAcctaaataaaaatgcttcgatttgaGTTCGAATTGGTTATGCCtagagttcgtctccaagacatcgatagCTAACTGCGTCTTAAAACTGAgccgagacataggccttcgtcttaacTTTATGGTCATGCCAGGTAAGACGgcatttacttgtctcaagacgagcttTGCCTTGGTTGAGATGGTCAGCATAAACTTGTCATAAAAAGAACCTTTTTCTACtcagaaatgaaattaaaattaatgaatgaaaaatttgtcattattacagtagttatttttaatttaaaaattcagaatctgtgagtctaaacgagtataacccttaaaaattttcttaacaaaagaaaaaaaaagtgtaactttttagaaaaaccttctAAACcgtcaaaaatatgtaaaaacaaacaacatttgcGGTANNNNNNNNNNNNNNNNNNNNNNNNNNNNNNNNNNNNNNNNNNNNNNNNNNNNNNNNNNNNNNNNNNNNNNNNNNNNNNNNNNNNNNNNNNNNNNNNNNNNattaacaaagattagttttGATGACAGTCAGACTGACCccttttgttaggacaggtatactgGAAGTTATAAACCGCTTGACTTGGAGTCATATAAATTCGACTCAATAGTTACATTTATGTCTTCAAGCCAcataaacttgtctccaagatataaattgaagtctggctgtgtctcaaaattgaaaaatgctcaATTCGAACTtctcgacttcagcatgtctgcattggggacaattcaagtcgagctcaagtcgaagcatttttactcgggtaccCCCGATTCGACTTTTATAGCTAAGCTGCAgtgtaaatgtaaatatttttatatgtaacTTACTGAAACACACATCTATAACGCAACTTGAGCTACGACTTGGCATTTTCTgaaatcatatatttaaaaaataaattacgccTTTTTTCGATAAGAATCCATTTTATGACgtggaaaagaaaaaaacgaaaatttggtATGCTTACAAGACTGCACCGTGAAATACATATTCCGGTTGATACGCAGGGATATTGTGAGAGTTTTGTGCTATTTTCACACACTATTACAACGCAATCATTCCTATATTGATTTTTATCCAATAGctataattatatgtttaaaataataaatgacacATGTTTTGTACAAGAATCCATTTTTTGGTGTGGAAAAGAAAAAACGATAATTTGTGATGCTTACTTGGCAACGATCAACACAATTTGAGTGCTTTATACATTCGCTCATCAATAAGGTTGCAATTACTGtaaacataaaatatatcattattaatttccgatattagtttttgaaaaatatgtgaatGACACCAATAGGTGACCACACTTCATTAGTGAGTCTTTTCCTAAAATTCTCGACCAAGAATGAGTATCTCTTGTATCGGCCTTAAATTTGTACAAAGTATATTCCTATTAGACCGTTGTTTATCAAgaaccaattttattatttagacaaatatttgacaaaggagagggggtaaatttttttattttgtttgggcAGGCCCTTTTGCGGatacatttaataatttctgcaatgtttataataaattttggacAGGGAATGAGATTCTGTATAAAATGTCCATCCTGCCGAACCGTGCATTTTGACGACTCTATTCCATACTCCTCCACATCGCGTTTAGTTCGCAATCACTTTCTACACAGCTCAGTACATGGTCCTATccttaggggtcattcacaaaatacgtgatacagtAAGGATGGTGGGGGGGGGGAGGCTCTGCTGAAGAATTATTCTTTATGTTAAGCTCAATGGAAAATGTATCCCACAGAGGGGTGGGGAGCAGAAGTTCCTGGAAAATATGTATCACGTATTTGTGAATGGTCCCTTAAGTCGCTCATTGATGATTTAATACTTTAAAGTTgagaaagatttaattaattctatACGGAAACGAGACAAAATTTTTATCTGTGTATTTTATTCACATTATGCAGcaatagaaatgaaaatttgacttgcACCCACCATGATACGGATACGGTAAACGCTAAATGATCCGTTAACGAATATCGGAGAGCGGAAAACAGCAACGCTGAACTCGCATAGGGTGCACAGAAACGTCCTTACGTGACTAGAGTTTACCGTAAGCTACAAAAAGACAAGCAACATTTTCCTAATGATGATAATACTCATTAAAATAGCCGTATTTATAGAATCTCAGATAAACATGCCAGAAACATATTTTCAACGATTCATTTCACATATTTCTAATACAAGCAGAAGAAGAAAACTGTTAGAAAACTGTCTTGGAGAGACATAACGCTCGGGAGACTTGCTGCTGTTTttccatctttggaagtacttagaa
This DNA window, taken from Belonocnema kinseyi isolate 2016_QV_RU_SX_M_011 chromosome 9, B_treatae_v1, whole genome shotgun sequence, encodes the following:
- the LOC117179878 gene encoding gamete and mating-type specific protein A-like isoform X1 → MKSIILTICFIILIIATLLMSECIKHSNCVDRCQLLDKNQYRNDCVVIVCENSTKLSQYPCVSTGICISRCSLKMPSRSSSCVIDVCFNKGRPAPPKPPTSPPTKPPTTPVPTNSVPTTPVSTTPSK
- the LOC117179878 gene encoding gamete and mating-type specific protein A-like isoform X2, translating into MSECIKHSNCVDRCQLLDKNQYRNDCVVIVCENSTKLSQYPCVSTGICISRCSLKMPSRSSSCVIDVCFNKGRPAPPKPPTSPPTKPPTTPVPTNSVPTTPVSTTPSK